A window from Deinococcus aquiradiocola encodes these proteins:
- a CDS encoding SDR family NAD(P)-dependent oxidoreductase yields MSAARDPHGCVAVITGAAGAIGTEIAFLLERAGAHLTLVDLDLPRLELLQAQLRRPAQLIAADLTNADDIRRVRQDVIAHHGTCHLLVNNAGIVKVEAFEETTADSVEQELRINLLAPALLSREFFPWLCLGSWQGDRWQKGQIVNIVSMAGIMPIAESAVYTASKYGLRGLMLALHQRFEPRGVHVSSILPGAVDTGMLRHEATHGGSPLNFLSEPQTPGQIAQAVMKTVRHPRVERYVPMSDGVSSLLVMLFPGLLARLVPFMSGIGERGRKRYLHQRGLQAVQQAQARPAARAAPERPATARTA; encoded by the coding sequence GTGAGCGCCGCACGCGACCCGCACGGCTGCGTGGCCGTCATCACGGGCGCGGCGGGCGCCATCGGCACGGAAATCGCCTTCCTGCTCGAACGGGCCGGCGCGCACCTCACCCTGGTGGACCTGGACCTGCCGCGCCTGGAGCTCCTGCAGGCGCAGCTGAGACGGCCCGCGCAGCTCATCGCGGCAGACCTGACGAACGCCGACGACATCCGGCGCGTGCGCCAGGACGTGATCGCGCACCACGGCACCTGTCACCTGCTCGTCAACAACGCCGGGATCGTGAAGGTCGAAGCGTTCGAGGAGACGACCGCCGACTCGGTCGAGCAGGAACTCCGCATCAACCTGCTCGCGCCCGCCCTCCTCAGCCGGGAATTCTTCCCGTGGCTGTGCCTGGGCAGCTGGCAGGGCGACCGCTGGCAGAAAGGCCAGATCGTCAACATCGTGTCGATGGCCGGCATCATGCCCATCGCGGAAAGCGCGGTGTACACCGCGTCGAAGTACGGTCTGCGCGGCCTGATGCTGGCCCTGCACCAGCGCTTCGAGCCGCGCGGCGTGCACGTGAGCAGCATCCTGCCCGGCGCTGTCGACACCGGAATGCTGCGGCACGAGGCGACGCACGGCGGGTCGCCCCTGAACTTCCTGAGCGAACCGCAGACGCCAGGGCAGATCGCGCAGGCCGTCATGAAGACCGTCCGGCACCCCAGGGTCGAGCGGTACGTGCCGATGAGCGACGGCGTGTCCAGCCTGCTCGTCATGCTGTTCCCCGGCCTGCTCGCCAGACTCGTGCCGTTCATGAGCGGCATCGGGGAACGCGGACGGAAACGCTACCTGCATCAGCGCGGGCTGCAGGCCGTCCAGCAGGCGCAGGCACGCCCGGCGGCCCGCGCCGCACCCGAACGGCCCGCCACGGCCCGCACCGCCTGA
- a CDS encoding ABC transporter substrate-binding protein yields the protein MTTRTAALSALLVLGTTLAAPVTFLSVQNEDQGATKIIGELAREYQKTNPASPYTYQNAPQTDLAQKLQLLAASSSLPTVYNIDQPALLGQLYKTGQAADLEATFKKLGIYNTLNPAAVALIKRQNDGRLVTLPLELNIEGFWYNKAIFAANGLKEPRTWAELVKDAATLNAKGLQPFAASGDQKWPLTRLIGGYAARKYGYDVMDRVKAGTLKLTDPGFVEAARAVQDLGKKNYFGKGVNTVDYATAVDQFLQGKAAMIYMGSWVLSDFNDAARNKIGTQNIGLFNFPAVTGGKGSTNDWSLNTGISTAVNQKFNDADLGNWIKYVFTRYGNKALAESGMITGFTVTQTPRNLPVLTSLTQTKLKAVKNGYLWFEANFSPKATSVATDNAQLLVTGDITPQDYMSKLQDALK from the coding sequence ATGACCACCCGCACCGCTGCCCTGTCCGCCCTGCTCGTCCTCGGCACCACCCTCGCGGCCCCCGTCACGTTCCTGTCCGTCCAGAACGAAGATCAGGGCGCGACCAAGATCATCGGCGAACTGGCCCGCGAGTACCAGAAGACCAACCCCGCCAGCCCCTACACCTACCAGAACGCCCCGCAGACCGACCTGGCACAGAAACTCCAGCTGCTCGCCGCCAGCAGCAGCCTGCCCACCGTGTACAACATCGATCAGCCCGCCCTGCTCGGCCAGCTGTACAAGACCGGGCAGGCCGCCGACCTGGAAGCCACCTTCAAGAAGCTCGGCATCTACAACACCCTGAACCCCGCCGCTGTCGCCCTCATCAAACGCCAGAACGACGGCAGGCTCGTGACCCTGCCCCTCGAACTGAACATCGAGGGATTCTGGTACAACAAGGCCATCTTCGCGGCGAACGGCCTGAAGGAACCGCGCACCTGGGCCGAACTGGTCAAGGACGCCGCCACCCTGAACGCCAAGGGCCTCCAGCCGTTCGCGGCGTCCGGTGATCAGAAGTGGCCGCTCACCCGGCTGATCGGCGGCTACGCGGCCCGCAAGTACGGCTACGACGTGATGGACAGGGTCAAAGCCGGAACGCTGAAGCTCACCGATCCCGGCTTCGTCGAGGCGGCCCGGGCCGTGCAGGACCTCGGAAAGAAGAACTACTTCGGCAAGGGCGTCAACACCGTCGACTACGCCACGGCGGTCGACCAGTTCCTGCAGGGCAAGGCCGCCATGATCTACATGGGCAGCTGGGTGCTGAGCGACTTCAACGACGCCGCCCGCAACAAGATCGGCACGCAGAACATCGGTCTGTTCAACTTCCCCGCCGTGACCGGCGGCAAGGGCAGCACCAACGACTGGTCGCTGAACACCGGCATCTCCACGGCCGTGAACCAGAAGTTCAACGACGCCGACCTGGGCAACTGGATCAAGTACGTGTTCACCCGCTACGGCAACAAGGCGCTCGCCGAGTCGGGCATGATCACCGGGTTCACCGTGACGCAGACGCCCAGGAACCTGCCGGTCCTCACCTCACTGACCCAGACGAAACTCAAAGCCGTCAAGAACGGCTACCTGTGGTTCGAGGCCAACTTCAGCCCCAAGGCCACCTCCGTCGCCACCGACAACGCGCAGCTGCTGGTGACCGGCGACATCACGCCCCAGGACTACATGAGCAAACTCCAGGACGCCCTGAAGTAA
- a CDS encoding MFS transporter, with amino-acid sequence MNRWAILGGYALLSACTQTLWLTYAPLTVESAAALHTSVAHVGWLSAVFQLLFILLSVPAGRALDRRFGLALGGGAALTATGALLRVAGPDGFGWQLAGQCLIAVAQPFILNAVTEIADRYFPPHERTLVVSVGTASLFLGILISMMTGPLVYAHGGLSAVLDSQLAVTALAAAWVTVAVRSPARHAARAPVARPDAALYRDPILWRLGVLLFLGYGAFISLSTWLEAILNGYGIGSVQSGTLTGLMILAGMIGSAVLPPLVVARHLDRRMILASLALGVTALAAVAWHHSLPWVGAWLALCGLFTMSTLPVILHLAEQHVGEGVQGAAVGFLLLLSNAGGLVLVLVVQPLVGVTPWPLPVLTLALALAWPVAYRLPGRARVIPT; translated from the coding sequence GTGAACCGCTGGGCCATCCTGGGCGGGTACGCCCTCCTGAGCGCCTGCACGCAGACGCTGTGGCTCACGTACGCTCCGCTGACGGTGGAGTCGGCCGCCGCGCTGCACACCAGCGTCGCGCACGTCGGCTGGCTGTCCGCCGTGTTCCAGCTGCTGTTCATCCTGCTGTCCGTCCCGGCCGGACGTGCCCTCGACCGGCGGTTCGGGCTGGCGCTCGGCGGCGGGGCCGCCCTGACCGCCACCGGCGCCCTGCTGCGGGTGGCCGGGCCGGACGGGTTCGGATGGCAGCTGGCCGGGCAGTGCCTGATCGCCGTGGCTCAGCCGTTCATCCTGAACGCCGTCACCGAGATCGCCGACCGGTACTTCCCGCCGCACGAACGCACCCTGGTCGTCTCGGTCGGGACGGCCAGCCTGTTCCTCGGCATCCTGATCTCGATGATGACAGGACCGCTCGTGTACGCGCACGGCGGCCTGTCTGCCGTGCTGGACTCACAGCTGGCGGTCACGGCCCTCGCGGCCGCCTGGGTGACCGTGGCCGTCCGTTCGCCCGCCCGGCATGCCGCCCGTGCTCCGGTGGCCCGCCCGGACGCAGCGCTGTACCGCGACCCGATCCTGTGGCGGCTGGGCGTCCTGCTGTTCCTCGGGTACGGCGCGTTCATCTCGCTGAGCACCTGGCTGGAAGCCATCCTGAACGGCTACGGGATCGGCAGCGTGCAGAGCGGCACCCTGACCGGCCTGATGATCCTCGCGGGCATGATCGGCTCGGCCGTCCTGCCGCCCCTGGTGGTCGCGCGGCACCTCGACCGGCGCATGATCCTCGCGTCCCTCGCGCTGGGCGTGACGGCCCTCGCGGCCGTCGCGTGGCACCACTCGCTTCCCTGGGTGGGCGCGTGGCTCGCCCTGTGCGGCCTCTTCACGATGTCCACCCTGCCCGTCATCCTGCACCTCGCCGAGCAGCACGTGGGCGAAGGCGTGCAGGGCGCCGCGGTGGGCTTCCTGCTGCTGCTCTCCAACGCGGGCGGACTGGTGCTGGTGCTGGTCGTGCAGCCGCTCGTGGGCGTCACGCCGTGGCCCCTGCCGGTCCTGACCCTCGCGCTCGCACTCGCCTGGCCCGTCGCGTACCGACTGCCGGGCCGGGCGAGAGTCATCCCGACTTGA
- a CDS encoding beta-glucosidase, translated as MTASDWTGDPALEQQVEAVLAKLSPDDMVRLVSGQVILGAPDAGQVTASGVPLFHLADGPAGIRRGAGTSNEGRGTALPAPIALAATWSPDLARQYGDVLGAEAAATGHNVLLGPAIDLARAPLAGRTFESFGEDPLLQSRMVVPEVQAIQRRGVQACLKHYLLNNQEDARHTVNVLADPRALHELYLPPFEAAIREGGAASVMASYNRVDGEFVCDNRALLTDVLRGQLGFRGWVMSDFGANQSTLPSALAGLDWELTFAPQWGERLTAALNEGRLDHAVLTEMVRRILRPSLGLMTARAGQESPPDFAAHAQVAQTIAEQSAVLLKNAHLLPLDAGTLKRVAVIGPDADSVCAAGGGSALVRPVESVSVLDGLRERLGTGVDVRFAPGTDPIGPGALLPGLPPLPSSVLDSGSGQPGLQATYWPNASFSGEPLLTRTEPGAELNRGFFDLPGFSAASARHLPTPEGLPVAMSVRWEGTLTAPSSGEYTFSLTCAGSGRVWLGDTLLLDAPGARPSRGLVSETRADGLRWMGTGTPTFTAQLTLNEGETVPVRVEYAADLPEQNFLFGAQVRLGWRPPAGTVPSRLREAADLARSCDVAVVVVRTFESEAMDRPALTLPGNQEDLIAAVTAANPRTVVVMMSGGAVDVSAWEEGAAAILAAWYPGQRQGAALARLLLGDTHPVGRLPLSFPHSLDRSPLTRPAEYPGVDGTVQYSEGLNVGYRGYEALGLTPRYAFGSGLSYTTFGYADLRLVADAAGRLSAEFTVSNTGSRPGTETAQVYLHLPPVAGQPQHAEPRRLVGWARVTLDAGEQRRVAVHLDHHSPDRPFSRWNSDSDGWAQADGVARLLVGASSVDLPLSVSFRLSPAPEVSPV; from the coding sequence ATGACCGCCAGCGACTGGACCGGCGATCCGGCCCTCGAACAGCAGGTGGAGGCCGTCCTGGCGAAACTGTCCCCCGACGACATGGTGCGGCTGGTCAGCGGGCAGGTCATCCTGGGCGCGCCGGATGCTGGGCAGGTCACGGCCAGCGGCGTGCCGCTGTTTCACCTGGCGGACGGCCCGGCCGGCATCCGGCGCGGGGCGGGCACCTCCAACGAGGGACGCGGCACGGCCCTGCCCGCCCCGATCGCGCTGGCCGCGACCTGGAGCCCGGACCTGGCCCGGCAGTACGGTGACGTGCTGGGCGCCGAGGCGGCCGCCACCGGCCACAACGTGCTGCTCGGCCCGGCCATCGACCTGGCCCGCGCGCCGCTGGCCGGGCGGACCTTCGAGTCGTTCGGGGAGGACCCGCTGCTGCAGAGCCGCATGGTCGTGCCGGAAGTGCAGGCGATCCAGCGGCGCGGCGTGCAGGCGTGCCTGAAGCATTACCTGCTGAACAACCAGGAGGACGCCCGTCACACCGTCAACGTGCTGGCGGACCCCCGGGCGCTGCACGAACTGTACCTGCCGCCCTTCGAGGCCGCCATTCGGGAGGGCGGGGCGGCCTCGGTGATGGCGTCGTACAACCGGGTGGACGGCGAGTTCGTGTGCGACAACCGCGCCCTGCTGACGGACGTGCTGCGCGGCCAGCTGGGGTTTCGCGGCTGGGTGATGAGCGATTTCGGCGCCAACCAGAGCACGCTCCCGTCGGCACTGGCGGGCCTCGACTGGGAACTGACCTTCGCGCCGCAGTGGGGAGAGCGCCTCACGGCGGCCCTGAACGAGGGCAGGCTCGACCACGCGGTCCTCACGGAAATGGTGCGGCGGATCCTGCGGCCCTCGCTGGGCCTGATGACCGCACGTGCCGGGCAGGAATCGCCGCCGGACTTCGCGGCCCACGCGCAGGTGGCGCAGACCATCGCCGAACAGAGCGCGGTGCTGCTGAAGAACGCCCACCTGCTGCCGCTGGACGCCGGGACGCTGAAGCGGGTCGCGGTGATCGGCCCGGACGCCGACAGCGTGTGTGCCGCGGGAGGCGGAAGCGCCCTCGTGCGGCCCGTGGAAAGCGTCAGCGTGCTGGACGGCCTGAGAGAGCGGCTGGGGACGGGCGTGGACGTGCGGTTCGCGCCCGGCACCGACCCCATCGGACCGGGCGCGCTGCTGCCAGGCCTGCCGCCTCTGCCCTCTTCGGTGCTGGATTCGGGGAGCGGGCAGCCGGGCCTGCAGGCGACGTACTGGCCGAACGCCAGCTTCAGCGGCGAGCCGCTGCTGACCCGCACGGAACCCGGCGCGGAACTGAACCGCGGTTTCTTCGACCTGCCCGGCTTCAGCGCGGCCTCGGCCCGCCACCTGCCCACTCCGGAGGGCCTGCCGGTGGCCATGTCGGTCCGCTGGGAGGGCACGCTCACCGCACCTTCGAGCGGCGAGTACACCTTCAGCCTCACCTGCGCCGGATCAGGCCGGGTGTGGCTGGGCGACACGCTGCTGCTGGACGCGCCCGGTGCACGGCCCTCACGCGGCCTGGTCAGCGAGACGCGCGCCGACGGCCTGCGCTGGATGGGCACCGGCACGCCGACCTTCACGGCGCAGCTCACCCTGAACGAAGGCGAGACCGTCCCCGTCAGGGTCGAGTACGCCGCCGACCTGCCCGAGCAGAACTTCCTGTTCGGCGCTCAGGTACGACTGGGCTGGCGACCCCCGGCGGGAACCGTCCCGTCCCGGCTTCGGGAAGCGGCTGACCTGGCGCGCTCGTGCGACGTGGCGGTCGTGGTCGTCCGGACCTTCGAGAGCGAGGCGATGGACCGGCCCGCCCTCACCCTGCCCGGCAATCAGGAAGACCTGATCGCGGCCGTCACCGCGGCCAATCCCCGCACGGTGGTCGTGATGATGAGCGGCGGCGCGGTGGACGTGTCCGCCTGGGAGGAAGGTGCTGCGGCCATCCTGGCCGCCTGGTACCCGGGCCAGCGGCAGGGCGCGGCCCTGGCCCGGCTGCTGCTGGGCGACACGCACCCGGTGGGCCGCCTGCCGCTCAGCTTCCCGCACAGCCTCGACCGTTCACCGCTGACCCGTCCCGCCGAGTACCCCGGCGTGGACGGCACGGTGCAGTACAGCGAAGGCCTGAATGTCGGGTACCGGGGCTACGAGGCCCTCGGCCTGACGCCCAGGTACGCGTTCGGTTCCGGTCTGTCCTACACGACCTTCGGGTACGCCGACCTCAGGCTCGTCGCTGACGCGGCCGGCCGCCTGAGCGCCGAGTTCACGGTCAGCAACACCGGGAGCCGTCCGGGAACGGAAACGGCCCAGGTGTACCTGCACCTGCCTCCGGTCGCCGGGCAACCGCAGCACGCGGAGCCCCGCAGACTGGTCGGCTGGGCGCGCGTCACCCTGGACGCGGGCGAGCAGCGGCGAGTGGCCGTCCACCTCGACCACCACTCGCCGGACCGGCCCTTCTCACGCTGGAATTCAGACTCGGACGGCTGGGCGCAGGCGGACGGCGTGGCCCGTCTGCTGGTCGGCGCGTCCTCCGTCGACCTTCCGCTTTCCGTCTCCTTCCGCCTTTCGCCCGCCCCCGAGGTCAGCCCTGTATGA
- a CDS encoding carbohydrate ABC transporter permease, with protein sequence MERTLRDWRAITVFVGPALLLFVVILVVPIVWSLGYTLTEGSVIAGFHFVGLSNYVRLAQDPAFWSALWFSVKYAVLVSAGQVFFGLMLALLYSFYLKRSSVLVRTLVFLPVVLPTVAVAQLFVKLFAIAPQYGFLNSFLHAVHLDDLVQPWLGQGGSAFWVIVVMDVWKAMGLYAVLLYTGLMDIPEDTLEAARLDGAHGWKLTQFIILPLLTPVIVTSLIFSLNGTLKVFDSVLALTGGGPGTSTTPLTLYMYKTSFSYSQYGYGSTIAVALTLLCMIVSLIIIRRSREN encoded by the coding sequence ATGGAACGGACGCTCCGCGACTGGCGGGCCATCACTGTCTTCGTCGGCCCGGCCCTGCTGCTGTTCGTCGTCATTCTGGTCGTTCCGATCGTCTGGTCCCTGGGCTACACCCTGACGGAAGGCTCGGTCATCGCGGGCTTTCATTTCGTGGGCCTGAGCAACTACGTGCGGCTGGCGCAGGACCCGGCGTTCTGGTCGGCCCTGTGGTTCAGCGTCAAGTACGCCGTGCTGGTGTCGGCGGGGCAGGTGTTCTTCGGGCTGATGCTGGCGCTGCTGTACAGCTTCTACCTGAAGCGCAGTTCGGTGCTCGTCCGTACCCTGGTGTTCCTGCCGGTGGTGCTGCCGACCGTGGCGGTGGCGCAGCTGTTCGTGAAGCTGTTCGCCATCGCCCCGCAGTACGGTTTCCTGAACAGCTTCCTGCATGCCGTTCACCTCGACGACCTCGTTCAGCCGTGGCTGGGGCAGGGCGGCAGCGCCTTCTGGGTCATCGTCGTCATGGACGTCTGGAAGGCGATGGGGCTGTACGCGGTGCTGCTGTACACCGGCCTGATGGACATTCCCGAGGACACCCTGGAGGCCGCCCGCCTCGACGGAGCGCACGGCTGGAAGCTCACGCAGTTCATCATCCTGCCGCTGCTGACTCCCGTGATCGTCACCTCGCTGATCTTCAGCCTGAACGGCACGCTGAAGGTCTTCGACTCGGTGCTGGCCCTGACCGGCGGCGGCCCCGGCACCTCCACCACCCCGCTGACGCTGTACATGTACAAGACGTCCTTCTCGTACAGCCAGTACGGGTACGGCAGCACCATCGCGGTGGCCCTGACGCTGCTGTGCATGATCGTCTCGCTCATCATCATCCGCCGCTCCAGGGAGAACTGA
- a CDS encoding alpha-L-rhamnosidase has product MTFLPTPPPRAVHLHAEHHQDALGIGEPSPRLSWRTETDAPNWMQAAFQLQSLGVDGQVLEETPRVQSAGSVLVAWPFTPLTSREQRRLRVRVWGRDGSASAWSEPLSVEAGLQTPADWQARFVTPDWDEDLTRPQPAPLLRTTFTVRPGLRSARLYVTALGVYEARLNGSRVGDHWLAPGWTSYRHRLRYQTFDVTAQLTTGENALGAMLGDGWYRGRLGFGGGRRNLYGERLALLAQLELRYDDGTLERVVTDERWRASTGAVRASDLYDGETCDARLEQPGWDTPRFEDRHWTGVRAVHHDLGTLVAPDGPPVRRIQTLAPVSVHTSPSGRTLVDFGQNLVGWVRLRVNGEAGQTVTLRHAEVLEHGELGTRPLRFAECTDRYTLKDGENVWEPRFTFHGFRYVQVDGWPGPFDPASLEAVVVHSDLERRGWFESSEPLVDRLHENIVWGMRGNFLDLPTDCPQRDERLGWTGDIGVFAPTATFLYDTAGFLRSWLADLAADQLPDGGVPCVVPQVLETPIVAAVWGDAATFVPWALYERYGDRDILAAQFSSMQRWVDYVAGRAGKSLLWTQDFQFGDWLDPAAPPDNAAAGRTQPGVVATAYFARSAELLGRAADVLGRPEARETYLNLARDVRAAFNGEYVTPSGQIISDSATAYALGLTFGLLGTDGQRHKAGERLKVLLRENGDHISTGFVGTPLICDALCAVGAVQEAYLLLTQEECPSWLYPVTMGATTVWERWDSMLPDGSLNPGEMTSFNHYALGAVADWLHRSVAGLAPAEPGYRRLEIRPLPGGTFTRARARHITPYGEAVSGWFIEHGELVLEVVVPPNTSARVTLPTTGEVFEVGAGTHTWRRPQAPAAAPTPVTLDSTYDELRVQPQVYRAVLEVVEAHSAEHVQAFRRAFQSAAGTMTLRGALFGVPLRDALAHALQTRLNEHPAARVLLGEHR; this is encoded by the coding sequence ATGACGTTCCTCCCCACTCCCCCGCCCCGGGCCGTGCACCTGCACGCCGAGCATCATCAGGACGCGCTCGGCATCGGCGAACCGTCTCCGCGCCTGTCGTGGCGGACCGAGACCGACGCCCCGAACTGGATGCAGGCGGCCTTTCAGCTGCAGAGCCTGGGTGTGGACGGTCAGGTGCTCGAAGAAACGCCGCGCGTCCAGAGCGCCGGGTCGGTGCTGGTGGCGTGGCCGTTCACACCGCTCACGTCCCGGGAGCAGCGCCGACTGCGGGTCCGCGTGTGGGGACGGGACGGTTCGGCGTCCGCGTGGAGTGAGCCGCTCAGCGTCGAGGCGGGCCTGCAGACGCCCGCCGACTGGCAGGCCCGATTCGTCACCCCCGACTGGGACGAGGACCTGACCCGTCCCCAGCCTGCCCCGCTGCTGCGCACGACCTTCACCGTGCGGCCCGGACTGCGCTCCGCGCGCCTGTACGTCACGGCCCTCGGGGTGTACGAGGCGCGCCTGAACGGCTCACGGGTGGGCGATCACTGGCTCGCCCCCGGCTGGACGAGTTACCGTCACCGCCTGCGCTACCAGACCTTCGACGTGACGGCGCAGCTGACAACCGGAGAGAACGCCCTCGGGGCCATGCTCGGCGACGGCTGGTACCGGGGCCGCCTGGGCTTCGGAGGCGGACGACGCAACCTGTACGGCGAGCGGCTGGCACTGCTGGCCCAGCTCGAACTGCGCTACGACGACGGCACGCTGGAACGCGTCGTGACCGACGAACGCTGGCGGGCCAGTACCGGTGCCGTGCGGGCCAGCGACCTCTACGACGGCGAGACCTGCGATGCGCGGCTGGAGCAGCCCGGCTGGGACACCCCGCGATTCGAGGACCGACACTGGACCGGCGTCCGGGCCGTGCACCACGACCTCGGCACCCTGGTCGCCCCCGACGGACCACCCGTGCGCCGCATCCAGACGCTCGCTCCGGTGTCCGTTCACACCTCGCCTTCCGGCAGGACGCTGGTGGACTTCGGGCAGAACCTGGTCGGCTGGGTGCGGCTGCGCGTCAACGGCGAGGCCGGACAGACCGTGACGCTGCGGCACGCCGAGGTGCTGGAACACGGCGAACTCGGCACCAGACCCCTGCGGTTCGCCGAATGCACCGACCGGTACACCCTGAAAGACGGCGAGAACGTCTGGGAACCACGCTTCACCTTCCACGGCTTCCGGTACGTGCAGGTGGACGGCTGGCCCGGACCCTTCGACCCGGCGTCCCTCGAAGCGGTGGTGGTGCATTCCGACCTGGAACGCCGCGGCTGGTTCGAAAGCTCCGAACCTCTCGTCGACCGGCTGCACGAGAACATCGTCTGGGGCATGCGCGGCAACTTCCTCGACCTGCCCACCGACTGCCCGCAGCGCGACGAACGGCTCGGCTGGACGGGCGACATCGGCGTGTTCGCCCCCACCGCCACCTTCCTGTACGACACGGCCGGGTTCCTCCGCTCGTGGCTGGCCGACCTGGCAGCCGATCAGCTCCCCGACGGGGGCGTGCCCTGCGTGGTGCCGCAGGTCCTCGAAACGCCCATCGTGGCGGCCGTGTGGGGTGACGCGGCCACCTTCGTGCCCTGGGCGCTGTACGAGCGGTACGGCGACCGCGACATCCTGGCCGCGCAGTTCTCCAGCATGCAGCGCTGGGTGGACTACGTCGCCGGTCGTGCCGGAAAATCGCTGCTCTGGACGCAGGACTTCCAGTTCGGTGACTGGCTCGACCCGGCGGCCCCGCCCGACAACGCGGCCGCCGGACGCACCCAGCCGGGCGTGGTCGCGACCGCGTACTTCGCCCGGTCCGCCGAACTGCTGGGACGCGCCGCAGACGTGCTCGGGCGACCCGAAGCGCGCGAGACGTACCTGAACCTGGCACGCGACGTCCGGGCCGCCTTCAATGGCGAGTACGTGACGCCCAGCGGTCAGATCATCAGCGATTCGGCCACCGCCTACGCCCTCGGCCTGACGTTCGGGCTGCTGGGCACCGACGGCCAACGGCACAAGGCGGGCGAGCGCCTGAAGGTGCTCCTCCGGGAGAACGGCGATCACATCAGCACCGGCTTCGTCGGCACGCCGCTGATCTGCGACGCGCTGTGCGCGGTGGGAGCCGTGCAGGAAGCGTACCTGCTGCTGACGCAGGAGGAATGCCCCAGCTGGCTCTACCCCGTCACCATGGGTGCCACCACCGTCTGGGAACGCTGGGACAGCATGCTGCCCGACGGCAGCCTCAACCCCGGTGAGATGACGTCGTTCAACCACTATGCCCTGGGCGCGGTGGCCGACTGGCTGCACCGCAGCGTCGCGGGCCTGGCCCCCGCCGAACCCGGCTACCGTCGCCTGGAGATCCGCCCCCTGCCGGGCGGGACCTTCACCCGCGCCCGCGCCCGCCACATCACGCCGTACGGGGAAGCGGTGTCGGGATGGTTCATCGAGCATGGCGAACTCGTGCTGGAGGTCGTCGTGCCGCCCAACACCTCGGCCCGCGTCACGCTGCCGACCACCGGGGAGGTGTTCGAGGTGGGAGCAGGCACGCACACCTGGCGGCGGCCGCAGGCTCCGGCGGCCGCGCCGACGCCCGTCACGCTGGACAGCACCTACGACGAGCTGCGGGTCCAGCCGCAGGTGTACCGTGCGGTTCTCGAAGTGGTGGAAGCCCATTCCGCCGAGCACGTCCAGGCGTTCCGGCGCGCCTTCCAGAGTGCGGCCGGAACGATGACCCTCCGGGGAGCGCTGTTCGGGGTGCCGCTCCGCGACGCGCTGGCCCACGCCCTGCAGACCCGGCTGAACGAACACCCGGCCGCACGGGTCCTGCTCGGAGAGCACCGGTAG
- a CDS encoding carbohydrate ABC transporter permease — protein MTRIAPAPLAERSGRPHPLAERLQSVPLFVIVALVLVVTVYPLVWMLLSSFKTADEFSGGVIWALPRTFSFDNFVRAWTVGKMNLYFVNSLLSVIPSLALVILMGVGAAFGLEIMRWRLKTSVSLLFLLGIMIPIQMVLLPLFTMYFRAHLLDTRWALILTYTAFGLPTTIFFLTGYFRNFAREIIEAAVVDGATIYQVFWKVVLPMVMNSVVTVALVQFFFMWNDLLVSLTFINNPDLRTIQAGLLNFAGQYGQREWGPTFASVTLAVAPTVIVYLLLNQKIMKGLTAGAVKG, from the coding sequence ATGACCAGAATCGCCCCCGCGCCGCTGGCCGAACGTTCCGGCAGGCCGCACCCGCTCGCCGAACGCCTGCAGTCGGTTCCGCTCTTCGTGATCGTCGCGCTGGTGCTGGTCGTGACGGTGTACCCGCTCGTCTGGATGCTGCTGTCGTCCTTCAAGACCGCCGACGAGTTCTCCGGCGGCGTGATCTGGGCGCTGCCCAGAACCTTCAGCTTCGATAACTTCGTGCGGGCCTGGACGGTCGGCAAGATGAACCTGTACTTCGTGAACAGCCTGCTGTCGGTGATTCCCTCGCTCGCCCTGGTGATCCTGATGGGCGTGGGCGCCGCCTTCGGGCTGGAAATCATGCGCTGGCGTCTCAAGACGAGCGTGTCGCTGCTGTTCCTGCTCGGCATCATGATCCCCATCCAGATGGTGCTGCTGCCGCTCTTCACCATGTACTTCAGGGCCCACCTGCTCGACACCCGCTGGGCACTGATCCTGACGTACACGGCGTTCGGACTGCCCACCACCATCTTCTTCCTGACCGGCTACTTCAGGAACTTCGCCCGGGAGATCATCGAGGCGGCCGTCGTGGACGGCGCGACCATCTACCAGGTGTTCTGGAAGGTCGTGCTGCCGATGGTGATGAACAGCGTGGTGACGGTGGCGCTGGTGCAGTTCTTCTTCATGTGGAACGACCTGCTCGTCTCGCTGACCTTCATCAACAATCCCGACCTGCGGACCATTCAGGCGGGCCTGCTGAACTTCGCCGGGCAGTACGGGCAGCGCGAGTGGGGACCGACGTTCGCGTCGGTGACGCTGGCGGTCGCGCCGACCGTGATCGTGTACCTGCTGCTCAATCAGAAGATCATGAAGGGCCTGACTGCCGGAGCGGTGAAGGGATGA